A genome region from Tolypothrix sp. PCC 7712 includes the following:
- a CDS encoding DUF2811 domain-containing protein: MNATVNIFTEIPEALHESLKTYLETHPDWDQNRVLTAALSLFLLQNGDSDRRAARVYLETLFHHS; encoded by the coding sequence ATGAACGCAACAGTTAACATTTTTACAGAAATCCCAGAAGCACTTCACGAATCCCTAAAAACCTACTTAGAAACACATCCTGATTGGGATCAAAACCGAGTATTAACGGCGGCTTTGTCACTGTTTTTACTGCAAAATGGAGATAGTGATCGCCGTGCTGCTCGTGTTTATTTAGAAACCTTGTTTCATCACAGCTAA
- a CDS encoding CPP1-like family protein, with protein MSDQNPYEKLGVSEDASFDEIQDARNRLLEQHSGDAKHLEVIEVAYDAILMERLRMRQEGKIKVPERIRFPEVRVQSLPKESPTKNEQSPAWLQRMLDQPTKADVLLPGAWYAGLSAASLFYPAAGDQVLQLVLVVGVGISIYFLNRKEGKFGRAVLFTLVGLIIGLILGGLVANWLLPQVPFISLTSNQFSTVLTFILLWLVSSFLR; from the coding sequence ATGAGCGATCAAAATCCCTACGAAAAACTTGGGGTATCAGAAGATGCTAGCTTCGACGAAATTCAAGATGCTCGCAATCGCCTATTGGAGCAACACAGTGGCGATGCCAAGCATCTAGAAGTTATTGAAGTTGCCTACGACGCGATTTTAATGGAACGCTTGCGGATGCGCCAGGAAGGTAAAATTAAAGTTCCTGAGCGCATTCGGTTTCCTGAAGTTCGAGTGCAATCGCTTCCCAAAGAAAGCCCAACTAAGAATGAGCAGTCGCCAGCGTGGCTGCAACGTATGCTTGATCAGCCAACAAAAGCTGATGTGCTGTTACCTGGAGCTTGGTATGCGGGTTTGAGTGCCGCTAGCTTATTCTACCCAGCAGCAGGCGATCAGGTTTTGCAGCTAGTTTTAGTAGTTGGAGTGGGAATTAGTATTTACTTTCTCAATCGTAAAGAAGGTAAATTTGGTCGAGCAGTTTTATTCACGCTAGTTGGGCTAATTATTGGTTTAATCCTTGGAGGGTTAGTCGCTAACTGGCTTTTACCGCAAGTACCATTCATTAGTCTCACATCAAATCAGTTTTCTACGGTATTAACGTTTATTTTGTTATGGTTGGTTAGCAGCTTTTTACGTTAA
- a CDS encoding HAD family hydrolase, whose amino-acid sequence MLRLITDFDGPIVDVSERYYRVYQFCLEKTRRSDQSVRELSKAEFWQLKRSRVPEKQIAINSGLDETQALEFAQLRRQTVHTENYFQYDTLVPGAVEALVKIQAAGIDLAVMTMRRVWELDYAFQKFQLGRFFPENRCYCLANDYVKTRDIEDKPLLMTRAIEELPAVADSWMVGDTEADIAAAKKHNIKAIAVESGIRDRTQLEPYHPEFIVPNLSAAVDFILETGLKNQRSLSIG is encoded by the coding sequence ATGCTAAGACTAATTACTGACTTCGACGGCCCTATTGTTGATGTCTCTGAAAGATATTACCGTGTTTATCAATTTTGTTTAGAAAAAACCCGACGTTCCGATCAATCTGTACGAGAACTTTCCAAGGCAGAATTTTGGCAACTGAAGCGATCGCGAGTTCCAGAAAAACAAATTGCGATCAACTCGGGACTAGATGAAACACAGGCATTAGAATTTGCACAATTGCGGCGGCAAACAGTACATACTGAGAATTATTTTCAATACGATACTCTAGTCCCTGGTGCAGTAGAAGCGCTCGTCAAGATTCAAGCTGCGGGAATCGATTTGGCGGTGATGACAATGCGCCGAGTTTGGGAATTAGACTATGCTTTCCAAAAATTCCAGCTAGGTAGATTTTTCCCAGAGAATCGCTGTTATTGCCTAGCTAACGACTATGTGAAAACCCGTGATATTGAAGATAAGCCTTTACTGATGACAAGGGCAATTGAGGAACTCCCTGCTGTGGCTGATAGCTGGATGGTGGGAGACACGGAAGCTGATATTGCGGCGGCGAAAAAACATAATATTAAGGCGATCGCTGTGGAGTCTGGTATCCGTGATCGCACTCAATTAGAACCTTACCACCCTGAGTTTATTGTGCCGAATTTAAGTGCAGCAGTTGATTTCATTTTAGAAACTGGACTTAAAAATCAGCGATCGCTTTCTATCGGTTAG
- a CDS encoding ankyrin repeat domain-containing protein produces the protein MGQFLSGVVLSSLSAVFILSTPKIALSQSRNISPICQQLMLGQLAEVQKIIESGSNPNESCNFGDAVIPLLHPLIEQGDVNLVKLLISKGADIKAKDSQGNSALHYVGGSLELAQLLIDGGVNVNTKNNSNITPLHNLYGKLTKEVAELFIAKGANVNAKDNELLTALHLTADHGKLEVGQVLLAKGADINARSNQNFTPLHYAIARPDFAKLLIERGAKLDILNNRGLAVIHYSDLSKETLQLLLAKRVNVNLKSAEGKTPLHYHVTNPELMKILLAKGANVRAKDNLGRTPLHYAMKESGKLLVAQGANINAKDNSGKTPLHTAVMAENYYTLDFIEFLLTKKAKVNLRDREGKTPLQLALAKGDSSMIQLLKRYGGKV, from the coding sequence ATGGGGCAATTTTTATCAGGTGTTGTTCTATCATCGCTCTCGGCTGTTTTTATTTTATCTACACCTAAAATTGCTTTATCGCAATCAAGAAATATTTCGCCAATATGCCAACAATTAATGTTAGGACAATTGGCAGAAGTTCAAAAAATTATAGAATCTGGTAGTAATCCCAATGAATCATGTAATTTTGGCGATGCTGTAATTCCTTTACTACATCCTTTAATTGAGCAAGGTGATGTTAATTTAGTTAAATTATTAATCTCTAAAGGCGCAGATATTAAAGCAAAAGATTCTCAGGGAAATTCCGCATTACATTATGTAGGTGGTTCGCTGGAATTAGCACAGCTATTAATTGATGGGGGTGTGAATGTTAATACTAAGAATAATTCTAATATCACGCCCCTGCATAATCTCTATGGTAAATTAACGAAGGAAGTTGCAGAATTATTCATTGCTAAAGGTGCAAATGTTAACGCTAAAGACAATGAACTACTCACAGCTTTACATCTGACTGCAGACCACGGAAAGTTAGAAGTAGGTCAAGTTTTGCTAGCTAAGGGTGCAGATATTAACGCTAGAAGCAATCAAAATTTTACACCCCTACATTATGCGATCGCTCGCCCGGATTTCGCTAAATTACTCATCGAGCGTGGTGCTAAGTTAGATATTCTCAACAATAGAGGTTTAGCAGTTATCCATTACTCAGATTTGAGTAAAGAAACATTACAATTACTATTGGCGAAGCGGGTAAATGTCAATTTAAAAAGTGCCGAGGGTAAAACACCATTGCATTACCATGTGACTAATCCTGAGTTGATGAAAATTCTGCTCGCGAAAGGGGCAAATGTAAGAGCAAAAGATAATTTAGGCAGAACACCCCTACATTACGCCATGAAAGAATCAGGAAAACTCTTGGTAGCTCAAGGTGCGAATATTAACGCTAAAGACAATTCTGGGAAAACGCCTTTGCATACTGCAGTCATGGCAGAAAATTACTATACGCTGGATTTTATCGAATTTCTGCTGACGAAAAAAGCTAAAGTCAATCTGCGAGACCGCGAAGGTAAAACACCGCTACAGCTAGCCTTAGCAAAGGGTGATAGTTCGATGATTCAACTACTAAAACGCTATGGTGGTAAAGTGTGA
- a CDS encoding GAF domain-containing sensor histidine kinase translates to MILTGQHTDIGNKPISPQLPQQLGILQMLTNITNQQITHLPDLLEVIAREACNIVDIAQFCLIALYNAQSQQLELITTTGISAENLHILKLNNSLDIGDKLWGEQQESISYDQPFNTKSGLLAQVFATGISQIYQASQVHKDCVIDGFSSCPFFPCVPVLPSVTPASMYAVPIKSVQAGKLGVLAIGNWKNPYAFNTAAQHLLDVIAEVAAIAINNTIMLQVLEEREERLARQNEILLAQNLELEKIHQQIQLKNQQLVETGELKSQFLAITSHELRTPLNVILGLSQVLLRQRNSTLSELQTEMIQRIFNNGNHLLSIIDDMLYFAHAEAGNLSFHTEEFNLETLVLTTLAEHSYLAEEKSLNLQVEINLNSPLIVNDSDRLRQVLVKLLLNAIKFTAAGSIKLKVWEITADKIAIAVEDTGIGIAPADIEYIFERFRQVDQSNTRLYEGMGLGLAITKSLVQMMQGTISVTSTLGEGSTFRIELPRYFKK, encoded by the coding sequence ATGATTTTAACTGGACAGCACACCGATATAGGGAATAAACCCATCTCTCCCCAATTACCTCAACAACTGGGGATACTTCAGATGCTAACTAATATCACCAACCAGCAAATCACACATTTACCCGACCTCTTAGAGGTGATAGCTAGGGAAGCATGTAATATCGTTGATATTGCTCAATTTTGTTTGATAGCCCTATATAATGCCCAATCGCAACAATTAGAATTAATCACCACAACAGGCATTAGTGCAGAAAATCTACATATTCTCAAACTCAATAACTCTTTAGATATTGGTGATAAGTTGTGGGGTGAGCAACAAGAATCAATCTCCTACGATCAACCTTTCAATACTAAGTCAGGGTTACTAGCTCAAGTATTTGCTACAGGTATATCCCAGATATATCAAGCAAGCCAGGTACATAAAGACTGTGTAATTGACGGCTTTTCCTCATGTCCATTTTTTCCTTGCGTCCCAGTCTTACCATCTGTCACACCTGCATCAATGTATGCTGTACCAATTAAGTCGGTACAAGCTGGCAAATTGGGAGTTCTGGCAATTGGTAACTGGAAAAATCCCTATGCATTTAATACTGCTGCACAACACCTTTTAGATGTAATAGCTGAGGTAGCAGCGATCGCAATCAATAATACGATCATGCTCCAAGTTTTAGAAGAAAGAGAAGAACGTTTAGCCAGACAAAACGAGATTCTCTTAGCGCAAAATCTCGAACTGGAAAAAATTCACCAGCAAATTCAGCTAAAAAACCAACAACTTGTAGAAACAGGCGAGTTAAAGTCCCAATTTTTAGCTATCACTTCCCATGAACTCCGCACACCCCTGAACGTGATTTTGGGATTATCACAGGTGTTGTTACGTCAGCGTAACTCTACCTTATCTGAGTTACAAACGGAGATGATCCAACGCATTTTCAATAATGGGAATCATTTATTGTCCATTATTGATGATATGCTTTACTTTGCTCATGCGGAAGCAGGTAATCTATCGTTTCATACAGAAGAATTTAATTTAGAGACTTTGGTGTTAACTACCCTAGCTGAACACAGTTATCTAGCTGAGGAAAAGTCACTAAATCTGCAAGTAGAGATTAATCTCAATTCTCCCTTAATCGTCAACGACAGCGATCGCCTCAGACAAGTTTTAGTCAAGCTGTTGTTAAACGCTATTAAATTCACTGCTGCAGGTAGCATTAAACTAAAAGTCTGGGAAATCACTGCTGATAAAATTGCGATCGCAGTTGAAGATACAGGTATTGGAATCGCTCCTGCTGACATTGAGTATATTTTTGAGCGTTTCCGACAAGTCGATCAAAGTAATACCCGTCTTTATGAAGGTATGGGTTTAGGGTTAGCCATCACTAAATCATTAGTGCAAATGATGCAAGGTACCATCAGCGTCACCAGCACCCTCGGTGAAGGTTCCACATTTCGCATCGAATTACCGAGATATTTTAAAAAGTAG
- a CDS encoding MFS transporter — MKFPSRQPALESELFSWLPQINSQVGIFAIARFLSEVGTGFTMFYAPIFFVNQVGLSATSVGIALASASILGIVGKIVGGSLADSPNWGRRRTLLLAAAISVIGSLVLAATNNFATLVIGRLICGLGMGFYWPASEAIVADASEVGNRRETFALTKVADHLGLAIGSALAGLWVATTGFYRGLFVIDAISFMVFLMIVYGAINETYQPQVDEYPKKQHFTSWMTALRDRRLLIYVAVNIIFTTYLSQINSTLPIYFKNFVNVGGDTPGFAATTISTLFSGYLALAIVCQFPIAAALKNYSHTLALTISAILWAIGFSLIWVTTITTSHHLLWVTLALAVFALAMTSYTPFAASLVTDLAPESQRGVYFSINALCWAMGNFMGSLLGGWALDQSRIIVNNYWLCFALSLFITVGILQYLNRILVRG, encoded by the coding sequence ATGAAATTCCCATCCAGACAGCCAGCGCTTGAATCGGAGTTATTCTCGTGGTTACCCCAAATTAATTCCCAAGTAGGGATTTTTGCGATCGCGAGGTTCCTATCGGAAGTAGGGACTGGCTTTACCATGTTTTACGCCCCCATATTTTTCGTCAATCAAGTTGGCTTATCCGCAACCTCTGTTGGTATTGCTTTGGCTAGCGCTTCAATTTTGGGTATTGTGGGAAAAATTGTTGGTGGTTCTCTAGCAGATTCTCCTAATTGGGGCCGTCGTCGCACCTTACTGCTAGCAGCAGCAATTTCGGTAATTGGTTCTCTGGTGTTAGCTGCAACCAACAACTTTGCCACCTTGGTAATTGGGCGGCTGATTTGTGGTTTAGGGATGGGTTTCTATTGGCCTGCGAGTGAAGCGATTGTGGCTGATGCCAGTGAAGTTGGCAATCGCCGCGAAACTTTTGCCCTCACCAAAGTAGCAGATCATCTGGGGTTAGCGATTGGTAGTGCGCTAGCAGGATTGTGGGTGGCGACGACTGGCTTTTATCGGGGGCTATTTGTCATTGATGCTATTTCGTTCATGGTGTTTTTGATGATTGTCTATGGGGCAATTAATGAAACTTATCAACCCCAGGTGGATGAGTATCCCAAAAAGCAACATTTCACCTCTTGGATGACAGCATTACGCGATCGCCGTCTCCTGATCTACGTGGCTGTCAACATTATTTTCACTACCTACCTGTCTCAAATAAATAGCACCCTACCGATTTACTTTAAAAATTTTGTCAACGTCGGTGGCGATACTCCAGGATTTGCAGCAACCACCATCAGCACGCTATTTTCTGGGTATCTAGCCTTGGCTATTGTCTGCCAATTTCCTATTGCAGCTGCCTTAAAGAACTACTCTCATACCCTGGCACTGACAATTTCGGCTATTCTCTGGGCAATAGGCTTTAGCCTCATTTGGGTAACTACTATCACCACATCTCATCATCTGCTTTGGGTAACTTTAGCCCTAGCAGTATTTGCCCTAGCTATGACTTCTTATACCCCTTTTGCTGCCTCTCTAGTGACCGATTTAGCCCCTGAATCGCAACGAGGGGTGTATTTCTCTATCAACGCCCTTTGCTGGGCTATGGGCAATTTTATGGGTTCTCTGCTAGGTGGGTGGGCGCTCGATCAATCAAGAATTATCGTCAATAATTACTGGCTCTGTTTTGCTTTAAGTCTTTTCATTACGGTAGGAATTTTGCAGTATCTCAATCGGATTTTGGTTAGGGGGTAG
- a CDS encoding TrbI/VirB10 family protein, with amino-acid sequence MTPYSSSAKSSTNYNYPLELESLDWEVRMAKLVGLENEDFPLTSDEEAEELIIFEPPIAQPEAVKTEQSLSSNPFAKLGLVGTTTLAVVLVAGGFLTQMMSGSSQKSKKKNLSPDVKSPVVSESPQPELEIESLKTKLALTEQAEAVKLAQQQLRGIKIPPQQIASRTAIKSHAPRIVTVERIVDVPQPPQTPVNSQPFPPPQIVARQPEIQPEIKPAVNATPKPKLDPYQMWTTLAKLGSYGQISSNNSETASTPNTNTPEMAQQANNSQPEATPTPETTTTNPAAESTLLASKEGKQSDKAIAVGSSIKGVLATAVFGETMNAGGNSDAEKPKNTFVVQLQQPIKSADGKVAIPAGTELLTEIRSLSEQGLLQLDVVKAIAKDGDGITEHSLPSNAMIIRGAHGKPLLAQQFPNRGSSIAGMDLGMFVLGGLGKAAELMNRSESQVVTTNAGGTVVSSTNPQSNLLAGILEGGMNTVVPQIAQRNQQAATEMMQRTNVWFLPAGTEVEIYVNQPIEF; translated from the coding sequence ATGACTCCCTATTCAAGTTCAGCAAAAAGTTCCACAAATTACAATTACCCACTAGAACTAGAGTCTCTAGATTGGGAAGTAAGAATGGCCAAATTAGTTGGCTTGGAAAATGAAGATTTCCCCTTAACAAGTGATGAAGAAGCAGAAGAATTAATCATCTTTGAACCGCCAATTGCTCAACCAGAAGCAGTGAAAACAGAGCAATCTCTCTCTTCTAATCCCTTTGCGAAGTTAGGGTTAGTTGGTACGACAACCTTGGCTGTAGTTTTGGTTGCTGGCGGCTTTTTAACGCAGATGATGAGTGGTAGCAGTCAAAAGTCAAAAAAGAAGAATCTCTCTCCAGATGTGAAATCGCCGGTAGTGAGTGAATCTCCACAGCCAGAATTAGAAATAGAGTCTCTCAAAACTAAATTAGCGCTGACAGAACAAGCCGAGGCTGTGAAACTAGCACAACAACAACTTAGAGGGATAAAAATACCTCCACAGCAAATCGCATCTAGGACTGCAATTAAAAGCCACGCGCCTCGGATAGTGACAGTTGAACGTATTGTTGACGTACCCCAGCCGCCACAAACACCCGTCAACTCCCAACCTTTTCCACCACCCCAAATAGTTGCTAGACAACCAGAGATTCAACCAGAGATTAAGCCAGCCGTTAATGCTACTCCCAAACCTAAGCTAGACCCATATCAAATGTGGACAACTTTAGCTAAGTTAGGGAGTTATGGTCAAATTAGTAGCAATAATTCCGAAACAGCCAGTACTCCTAATACCAACACTCCAGAGATGGCGCAACAGGCAAATAATTCCCAGCCAGAAGCCACGCCAACACCAGAAACTACCACTACAAACCCAGCAGCAGAGTCAACCCTACTTGCTAGCAAAGAAGGAAAGCAGAGTGACAAAGCGATCGCAGTTGGGAGTAGTATCAAAGGTGTCTTAGCGACGGCTGTATTTGGAGAAACCATGAATGCAGGTGGTAACAGCGATGCTGAAAAACCCAAAAACACCTTCGTAGTGCAGCTACAACAACCCATAAAAAGTGCAGATGGTAAAGTCGCCATACCTGCGGGTACAGAGTTATTAACAGAAATTCGCTCTCTTTCCGAACAAGGCTTACTACAACTAGATGTAGTGAAAGCGATCGCAAAAGATGGTGATGGAATTACAGAACATAGTCTACCTTCCAATGCCATGATTATTCGCGGTGCCCACGGTAAACCTTTGCTAGCGCAACAATTCCCCAATCGTGGCTCATCCATTGCTGGTATGGATTTAGGTATGTTTGTCTTAGGTGGTTTGGGTAAAGCCGCCGAATTAATGAATCGGAGTGAATCTCAAGTAGTGACAACCAATGCTGGCGGTACTGTTGTTAGCAGTACCAATCCTCAAAGCAACCTCTTAGCAGGCATATTAGAAGGTGGGATGAACACCGTAGTTCCCCAAATTGCTCAACGCAATCAACAAGCCGCTACTGAAATGATGCAGCGCACTAATGTTTGGTTTTTACCAGCAGGTACAGAAGTAGAAATTTACGTCAATCAACCAATTGAGTTTTAA
- a CDS encoding anhydro-N-acetylmuramic acid kinase gives MHSTEQTAVPTRVIGLISGTSVDGIDAALVEITGKDLDLKVELLAGETYPYPPNLREKILAVCAGEAISMAELAEIDDAIAFAFAQAAQNIQIGHQSATLIGSHGQTVYHRPPVDWGLGTGKTRGQGDETEITNYQLPITQSKSLGYTLQIGRGALIAHLTGITTVSNFRVADIAIGGHGAPLVPRVDAYLLSHPQEARCVQNIGGIGNVAYLPPRRDDWLEKIRGWDTGPGNSLLDLAVQHLTNGAKTYDENGQWAASGNPCQPLIEQWLTQNYFHLPPPKSTGRELFGVAYLQQCLQDAEAYQLSPADLLATLTELTAATIAESYRNFLPQLPDRILLCGGGSHNLYLKQRLQSLLPSVPVMTTDEVGLNADFKEAIAFAVLAYWRQLGIPGNLPSATGAPHEVLLGEISPT, from the coding sequence ATGCATTCCACTGAACAAACTGCTGTGCCCACTCGCGTTATTGGTCTAATCAGTGGCACGTCTGTAGATGGTATAGACGCTGCCTTGGTAGAGATTACTGGTAAGGATTTAGATCTCAAAGTCGAGTTATTAGCCGGAGAAACATATCCTTACCCCCCCAATCTCAGAGAAAAAATTTTAGCAGTTTGTGCTGGGGAAGCTATCTCAATGGCAGAATTGGCAGAAATAGATGATGCGATCGCCTTTGCTTTTGCTCAAGCTGCCCAAAATATTCAAATTGGTCATCAAAGCGCTACTTTAATCGGCTCTCATGGTCAAACAGTTTACCATCGGCCACCCGTGGATTGGGGACTGGGGACTGGGAAGACAAGGGGACAAGGAGACGAGACAGAAATCACAAATTACCAATTACCCATTACCCAATCCAAATCTCTAGGTTATACCTTACAAATTGGTCGTGGTGCTTTAATTGCTCATCTTACGGGAATTACTACTGTGAGTAATTTCCGTGTTGCGGATATTGCGATTGGTGGACATGGTGCGCCTCTGGTTCCTAGAGTTGACGCTTATTTACTCAGCCATCCCCAGGAGGCGCGTTGTGTTCAAAATATTGGTGGTATTGGTAATGTTGCTTATCTACCCCCTCGCCGTGATGATTGGCTGGAGAAAATTCGCGGCTGGGATACTGGCCCAGGAAATAGCCTGTTAGATTTGGCTGTACAGCATCTAACTAACGGTGCTAAAACATACGATGAAAACGGACAGTGGGCAGCAAGCGGTAATCCTTGTCAGCCCTTAATAGAACAATGGTTGACCCAAAATTACTTTCATCTCCCACCCCCAAAATCTACAGGTAGAGAGTTATTTGGTGTAGCTTATTTGCAACAGTGTTTACAAGATGCTGAAGCCTATCAACTTAGCCCAGCAGATTTACTAGCCACCCTTACAGAACTGACAGCCGCAACTATCGCTGAAAGTTACCGGAATTTTTTACCGCAATTACCCGATCGCATCCTATTATGTGGTGGTGGTAGTCACAATCTTTATTTAAAGCAGCGTTTACAGTCATTATTGCCATCTGTACCAGTCATGACTACCGATGAAGTTGGTTTAAATGCAGATTTTAAAGAAGCGATCGCCTTCGCAGTTTTAGCCTATTGGCGACAATTAGGTATTCCTGGTAACCTACCTAGCGCTACTGGCGCACCTCACGAAGTCCTTCTAGGAGAAATTTCCCCTACTTAA
- the rsmH gene encoding 16S rRNA (cytosine(1402)-N(4))-methyltransferase RsmH has protein sequence MNLDSQTPQDAEEPMFSHIPVLSREIIEGLAVRPGGHYLDATLGGGGHSRLILEAAENVQLIAIDQDADALAAAQKYLNEYQDRVNFIRSNFAAYDFTQSTFDGIIADLGVSSYHLDTPERGFSFRHAASLDMRMDQRQSLTAADVINDWDEAELADIFFKYGEERLSRRIARRIIERRPLHNTVELADAIASCVPAKYRYGRIHPATRVFQALRIVVNDELKSLETFLDKAPNALVPGGRIAIISFHSLEDRLVKHSLRNSPLLRVLTKKPITAQEDELNQNPRSRSAKLRIAERRE, from the coding sequence ATGAACCTAGATTCACAGACACCGCAAGATGCAGAAGAACCGATGTTTTCACATATTCCCGTATTAAGCCGGGAAATTATTGAGGGTTTGGCGGTGCGTCCTGGTGGTCATTATTTAGATGCAACACTAGGCGGTGGTGGCCATAGCCGCTTAATTCTAGAAGCTGCTGAGAACGTACAACTAATAGCAATTGATCAAGATGCGGATGCTTTAGCCGCAGCACAGAAGTATTTAAATGAATATCAAGACCGTGTTAACTTTATTCGCAGCAACTTTGCGGCTTATGATTTTACACAAAGTACCTTTGATGGTATAATAGCCGACTTAGGCGTTAGCTCTTACCATTTAGATACACCAGAGCGCGGTTTTAGCTTTCGTCACGCTGCTAGCTTAGATATGCGAATGGATCAAAGACAGTCATTAACTGCAGCAGATGTAATTAATGATTGGGATGAAGCAGAATTAGCAGATATCTTTTTTAAATACGGTGAGGAAAGATTATCGCGGCGCATTGCCAGACGCATTATCGAAAGGCGACCGTTGCATAATACTGTGGAATTAGCCGATGCGATCGCATCTTGTGTGCCGGCTAAATATCGTTATGGCAGAATTCACCCAGCTACTCGTGTTTTTCAAGCGCTGCGAATTGTTGTCAACGACGAGCTGAAATCCCTAGAAACCTTCTTAGATAAAGCACCAAACGCCCTTGTTCCTGGTGGACGGATTGCAATCATCAGCTTTCATAGCCTAGAAGACCGTTTGGTGAAGCATAGCCTACGCAATTCACCATTATTGCGAGTTTTGACCAAAAAGCCCATCACCGCCCAAGAAGACGAACTCAATCAAAATCCGCGATCGCGATCAGCTAAATTGAGAATAGCGGAGCGGAGGGAGTGA
- a CDS encoding response regulator transcription factor, protein MAPAKILVVDDDPAVRNLIQRFLIKQSYQVEAAEDGKTALALFEQFNPDLVILDVNLPDVIGFNLCQEMQSRNGVFVLMLTSRADEADKIRGFAKGADDYLTKPFGLGELEVRVAAILRRQRVVTTAEQKRLVFEKLMIDPVRREVALNNQPVPLTALEFDLLHFLASHPGRVWRRAELIQEVWDYEYVGDQRVVDVHIGQIRKKIEIDASQPALIQTVRGVGYKFECPTHSPQLEVSS, encoded by the coding sequence ATGGCTCCTGCCAAGATTCTTGTAGTTGATGACGACCCAGCGGTTCGGAATTTAATCCAACGCTTTTTAATTAAGCAGAGTTATCAAGTAGAAGCTGCTGAGGATGGTAAGACAGCCTTAGCGCTATTTGAGCAATTTAACCCCGATTTGGTGATTTTAGATGTAAATTTACCAGATGTAATTGGGTTTAACCTCTGCCAAGAGATGCAAAGTCGCAATGGTGTTTTTGTATTGATGCTCACGAGCCGCGCAGACGAAGCTGACAAAATTCGCGGCTTTGCTAAAGGTGCTGATGACTATCTCACCAAACCCTTCGGTTTGGGAGAATTAGAAGTCAGAGTAGCAGCTATTTTGCGACGGCAACGTGTAGTCACCACAGCTGAACAAAAACGCCTCGTTTTTGAGAAGTTGATGATCGATCCAGTCCGGCGGGAAGTAGCGCTGAACAACCAACCAGTACCCTTAACCGCTTTGGAATTTGACTTGTTACATTTCTTAGCTAGCCATCCTGGTAGAGTTTGGCGGCGCGCAGAACTCATTCAAGAGGTCTGGGACTATGAATATGTAGGCGACCAGCGGGTTGTAGATGTACATATTGGTCAAATTCGCAAAAAAATTGAAATTGATGCCAGCCAGCCGGCGTTAATTCAGACAGTACGTGGCGTGGGATATAAATTTGAATGTCCTACTCACTCCCCACAATTAGAAGTTAGTTCCTAA